GCGAGCCGAGGCATTCGAGTACCGCGTACGGGTCGCCGTGCGCGAGCCGATGCAGTGGTTCATCGCCCAGCACGGGACCGAACGAATAGGTGTCCTCGATTTCCTGGAGAGGGCCATGCCAGTCGATGCGCAGCCGGTACGGCACGGCGGCGCTGACACGGCCGATGAACAGTCCGTTGGGATGGACCTGTTGCAATTCGCCGAGCGTCTTGCCATCGGCGCGCGCAATCACCGTGACGTGCGCGGCATTCGGCAGCAGTGCGCGCACCACCGGTCCCGCGTCGGTCTCATGCATGCCCAGTTGCGAAAACGGATCGGGGTGGCGTGCCTCGACCAGCGCATCGAGATCGAGCGGTTGCAGGCCGGCGGTCGGATCGTACTCACTCATAATCGCCCTCAGCCGGGTTAGGCGGTGTGGCGCCGGTCGAGCCGGACGCCGATGGATCGTGGGGAGTGCCTGTGTCGCCGAGCAGCCGGCTCGCGAGCGCGGCGAGACCGCGCACCGGCAAGCCGAGCCACGTCGGACGATTGGCCGCTTCGTAGCGGATCTCGTAGGCGGCTTTTTCGATCAGGAACAGATCGAGCAGCGCCTGCTCCGAAGCCGGCGCGACGAGCGGTTGATCCACCGCGACGATGGCTGCGCGGTAGGCCTCGAGGAAGCTCTCGGCCGCATAGCCGCGGAAGCGGTCGAACAGCGCGCGCTTGCGATCGGCGGTCTGCTGCGGCGCGCTTTCCGTGGTGGATTGCGCCGCGGCGCTGGCATACGAGTACGAGCGCAGCAAACCGGCGACGTCGCGCATCGGGCTCGACTTCTGGCGACGTTCTTCGAGCGAGCGCGCCGGTTCGCCCTCGAAGTCGATCAGATACGCGTCACCTTGTGCGACCAGCACTTGCCCCAGATGGAAGTCGCCGTGAATGCGCGTGCGCAGTGCGCCCGCGTCGGCGGTCACCAGCTTCGCAACGGCTTCGGTCAATGCGGCGCGCCGCTCGAGCAGACTGCGGGCCAGGTCGTGCGTGTCGTCGGTCAATTGATCGACACGTTGTGCCAGCAGATCGAGCGCGGACGTGAGCAAGGCCAGCGTGCCGTCGATCCATGCCTGCACCTGCTCGGGCGTGGCGGTTTCGGGCGCGAAGGCCGGATCGTCGGAAGGCGAGGCGAGCGCGACATGCAGCTCGCCGAGGCGCTTGCCGATCGTGGCCGCCATGCTCTGATAGCCTTCGATGGCCTGCGCTTCCTTCTCGCGATCGGGCGCGGCGTCGTCGGCATCGACCGCGAGCGCGAGGTCGTCGATCGTGCGGCGCAGGTAATCGAGCGCCCAGTTCCACGCGTCGCCCTGGTTGTCGATGAAGCCTTGCAGGATGCACAGCGTGTGCGGCACGCCGGCCGGATCGATACGCACCACTTCGCCGTAGAGCGGCGCCGTGTTGGCGTAACCGATCTTCGTCAGATAGCGGCTGATTTCGGCTTCGGGATGGATGCCGCTCACGAGCCGCCGCACCAGCTTGAGCACGATCGCATCCGCGATGATCAGCGAACTGTTGCTCTGCTCAGCGGCGAGCCAGCGAATTTCGGGGCGGTCGCCGAGGTCGATCTCGGCGAGCCGGTCGGTGGGAATGAAGCAGATCTCGCTCTTTTGCACCGTTGGCACGACCGCACGTTCGCGCAGCTTGCGCAGGACGTTATGCGCGAAGATCGGCAGGGCGAAGGCGTCGGTCAGATGACCGACGTTGCGGCCGCGGCGCACGCGCGCCAGCGCCAGTTGCATGAACAACGGCGTGGTGGTCTCGCCGCCCCACGTGATGGCGATGGGCAGCACATAGCGCTCGGTGTGGTCGCCGACGTCCGCTTCGATCTCGGTGAAGGCGAAGCCGCCGTTCGGGATCGTCGTGAGGGCCGCCAGGCGCACCGCGTGCAAGGGCTGGTCTTTGGACGCAAACCAGCGGCGCCGGCTCAACCACGAAGGCAACACTTCGGATTCGAGCAGCCGGACGTTTTCCGGCGTCGGGCCTGCCTGACCTTCGCGGATCACAATCGTCACGAACTCGGGCAGCGGCTCCGAGTGGGCCTGCGCCCAGGTGGGACGCTGATTGCCCGGGCAGATGAGGAACCACAGAAAGCCGTAGGGCGGAAACGTCAGCAGATAGGTGAGCTGACCGATTGCGGGGAACACGGAGTCCGCGGTCATTTCGATCGGCACCGAGCCTGCGAATTCGGACAGATCGAGTTCGACCGCCTGCGGGGCGCGCGAGAGATTCGCGACGCACAGAATAGTCGGCTCACCCGGCAACTCGCGCAGATACGCCAGAATCTTGCGGTTGGCCGGCTTCAGGAAGCGGATCGTGCCGCGCCCAAAGGTCTGCTTGGCGCGGCGCGTGGCGAGCATGCGGCGCGTCCAGTTCAGCAGCGAGTGCGGATCGCGGCTCTGCGCTTCGACGTTGACCGCATCGAAACCGTAGAGCGAGCCCATCACCGGCGGCAAGACCAGTTGCTCCGGATCGGCGCGCGAGAAGCCGCCGTTACGGTCCGAGGACCATTGCATCGGCGTGCGCACGCCGTCGCGGTCGCCGAGGTGGATGTTGTCGCCCATACCCAGTTCGTCGCCGTAATAGATCACGGGCGTGCCGGGCATCGACAGCAGCAGCGAGTTGATCAGCTCGATGCGCCGGCGGTCGCGCTCCATCAACGGCGCAAGACGGCGCCGGATGCCAAGGTTCAATCGCGCGCGGCGATCGCTCGCGTAGGTGTTCCACAAATAGTCGCGCTCCGAATCCGTGACCATCTCGAGCGTCAGTTCGTCGTGATTGCGCAGGAAAATCGCCCACTGATTCGTTTCCGCGAGATCCGGCGTCTGCCGCATGATGTCGGTGATCGGGAAGCGGTCTTCGCTCGCGATCGACATGTAGATGCGCGGCATCAGCGGGAAGTGGAACGCCATATGGCATTCGTCTTCGTCGCCGAAATATTCCTTCACGTCTTCCGGCCACTGGTTCGCTTCGGCGAGCAGCATCCGGTTCGGATATTCGGCGTCGATGGTGGCGCGAATCTTCTTCAGGATCGCATGCGTTTCCGGCAGGTTCTCGTTGTTGGTGCCCTCGCGTTCCACGAGATACGGCACCGCATCCAGCCGGAGACCGTCGATGCCCATGTCGAGCCAGAAGCGCATCACCTGCAGCACTTCCTTCAGCACAGCGGGATTGTCGAAGTTCAGATCGGGCTGGTGCGAATAGAAGCGGTGCCAGTAATACGCACCCGCCACCGGATCGTGCGTCCAGTTCGAAGGCTCGCTGTCGATAAAGATGATCCGCGTGCCGGTGTATTTCTCGTCCGTATCGGACCAGACATAAAAGTTGCGATGATTCGAGCCGGGCTTCGCGCGCCGTGCGCGCTGAAACCACGGATGCTGGTCTGACGTATGGTTGATGACCAGTTCGGTAATCACACGAATACCGCGTGCGTGCGCTTCCTGAATGAAGTGCTTCACGTCGGACAATTGTCCGTAGTCCGGATGGACGTTGCGATAGTCGGCGATATCGTAGCCGTCGTCGCGACGCGGCGACGGATAGAACGGCAGCAGCCAGATCGCGTTCACGCCGAGTTCGGCGATGTAGTCGAGCTTGGCAATCAGCCCAGGAAAGTCGCCGACGCCGTCGTTGTTCGCATCGAAGAACGACTTGATATGCACCTGATAGATGATCGCGTCTTTGTACCAGAGCGGGTCGTCGCTCAGGGCCGATACCTTGCCGCGCCGGGCCGGCTTTGCTTTCGCGATGCGGCTGCTGGCGGCCACTGCGGCGTGGGCTTGCGACGTGCTCTCGGTCGGATCGTCACGTTTCATTACGCACCTTCGGTCGGGGGTTGGTAGCCAGCGTCTGCATGGCTGCCGCTGTCGTCGTCTGCGCTGGGGGGCTCGGCCGGCAGTCCGCCAACGGGCGC
Above is a genomic segment from Paraburkholderia phenazinium containing:
- the treS gene encoding maltose alpha-D-glucosyltransferase; this translates as MKRDDPTESTSQAHAAVAASSRIAKAKPARRGKVSALSDDPLWYKDAIIYQVHIKSFFDANNDGVGDFPGLIAKLDYIAELGVNAIWLLPFYPSPRRDDGYDIADYRNVHPDYGQLSDVKHFIQEAHARGIRVITELVINHTSDQHPWFQRARRAKPGSNHRNFYVWSDTDEKYTGTRIIFIDSEPSNWTHDPVAGAYYWHRFYSHQPDLNFDNPAVLKEVLQVMRFWLDMGIDGLRLDAVPYLVEREGTNNENLPETHAILKKIRATIDAEYPNRMLLAEANQWPEDVKEYFGDEDECHMAFHFPLMPRIYMSIASEDRFPITDIMRQTPDLAETNQWAIFLRNHDELTLEMVTDSERDYLWNTYASDRRARLNLGIRRRLAPLMERDRRRIELINSLLLSMPGTPVIYYGDELGMGDNIHLGDRDGVRTPMQWSSDRNGGFSRADPEQLVLPPVMGSLYGFDAVNVEAQSRDPHSLLNWTRRMLATRRAKQTFGRGTIRFLKPANRKILAYLRELPGEPTILCVANLSRAPQAVELDLSEFAGSVPIEMTADSVFPAIGQLTYLLTFPPYGFLWFLICPGNQRPTWAQAHSEPLPEFVTIVIREGQAGPTPENVRLLESEVLPSWLSRRRWFASKDQPLHAVRLAALTTIPNGGFAFTEIEADVGDHTERYVLPIAITWGGETTTPLFMQLALARVRRGRNVGHLTDAFALPIFAHNVLRKLRERAVVPTVQKSEICFIPTDRLAEIDLGDRPEIRWLAAEQSNSSLIIADAIVLKLVRRLVSGIHPEAEISRYLTKIGYANTAPLYGEVVRIDPAGVPHTLCILQGFIDNQGDAWNWALDYLRRTIDDLALAVDADDAAPDREKEAQAIEGYQSMAATIGKRLGELHVALASPSDDPAFAPETATPEQVQAWIDGTLALLTSALDLLAQRVDQLTDDTHDLARSLLERRAALTEAVAKLVTADAGALRTRIHGDFHLGQVLVAQGDAYLIDFEGEPARSLEERRQKSSPMRDVAGLLRSYSYASAAAQSTTESAPQQTADRKRALFDRFRGYAAESFLEAYRAAIVAVDQPLVAPASEQALLDLFLIEKAAYEIRYEAANRPTWLGLPVRGLAALASRLLGDTGTPHDPSASGSTGATPPNPAEGDYE